In Bradyrhizobium sp. 195, the sequence CTCGCCGGCGCCCTCGGACAGGATGATCTCGCGCAGCGGCACCCGCAGGTCGGGCGCGGCATCTGGGGATGCGAAGATCTTTCGCGAGGAGGGGAGCGGGCCGGTGGTGACGGCGGGGACGGTTTTGTCGGGGTTGGAGCGGATGTTCATGGGATCCTCCTTTTAGTTCGTTGGCATCGCTGCGCGAGCGACAAATACCGCTGTCATCCCCGCGAAGGCGGGGATCCAGTATTCCAGAGGCGGTGGTGGGATGCGGATAGGCCGCGGCGTACTGGATCGCCCGGTCAAGCCGGGCGATGACAGTCGCGTGTGGGGTGTGAGCGCCGAGTGCATCACGCAGCCTCCTTCAGGCCTAGCCATTGCCGCACCCGCGCATCCGGGTCGGCATTTTGCGTGACGTCGCTGACCACAGCGATCGAATCCGCGCCGGCGGCAAAGATCTCCGCGGCGTGCTCGAACTTGATGCCGCCGATCGCGACCAGCGGGATGGTGCCGATGCGCTTCTTCCATTCGGTGATCTTTGGAATGCCCTGCGGCTCGAAGCGCATCGACTTCAAGGTGGTGAAGAAGATCGGACCGAGCGCGACGTAGTCGGGCTTGGCTTCGAGCGCGGTTGCGAGCTCGGCGTCGTCGTGGGTGGAGATGCCGAGCGACAGGCCGGCTTCGCGGATCGCTTTCAGGTCCGCGTCGGCCAGATCCTCCTGGCCAAGATGCAAATATTTCGCGCCGGCGACGACCGCCGCGCGCCAATAATCGTTCACGACCAGCTTGGCCTGCGTGCCCTCAGTGATCGCCAGCGCGTCGGTGACGATCTGCAGCGCGTCGGCGTCGTTGAGCTCTTTCGCGCGCAGCTGGATGGTGCCGACGCCGAGCTTGGTCAGGCGTTCGACCCATTTGAGGCTGTCGACGACGGGATAGAAGCGATCAGGATACGGCATGCCAGAACGGGGTCCCAACGACAGGGGTGGAGGGGGAGGCGAAGTCGCGGGCGTTCATCAGCCCGGCTTCGTAAGCGGTGCGGCCGGCATCACAGCCGAGGCGGAAGGCGTTGGCCATCGCGACAGGATCTGCCGCTTTGGCGATCGCGGTGTTGAGCAGCACGGCGTCGAAGCCAAGCTCGAGCGCCTCTGCCGCGTGGCTGGGCGCACCGATGCCGGCGTCGACCACCAGCGTGATGTCCGGCAGCCGTTCGCGCAGCAGCTTCAGCGCATCGCGGTTGGTGATGCCCTTGGCGCTGCCGATCGGCGCGGCCCACGGCATCACCACCTTGCAGCCGGCGTCAACGAGGCGGTTCGCGACCGAGAGATCCTCGGTGCAATAGGGGAACACTTCAAAGCCGTCCTTGATCAGGATGGTCGCGGCCTCGACCAGGCCGACGACGTCGGGCTGCAGCGTGTCGTTGTCGGCGATCACTTCGAGCTTGATCCAGGACGTGCCGAACAATTCGCGGGCGAGTTTTGCGGTCGTCACCGCCTCGCGCACCGTGCGGCATCCCGCGGTGTTCGGCAGCACGGTGACGTCGAGCTCGCGGATCAGATTCCAGAACGCGTCGCCAGTCTTGCCGCCGGCGGATTCGCGCCGCAGCGACACCGTGACGATGCTCGAGCCGGAGGCGCGGATCGCTGACTGCATGATCGCAGGCGAGGGATAGAGCGCGCTGCCGATCAGCAGGCGGGAGGCGAAGGTTTTGCCGTAGAAGGTCACCATGGCTCAGGTGTCTCCCCAAATGCAGCTGTCATCCCCGCGAAGGCGGGGATCCAGTATTCCAGAGGCCGTGCCGTGACACGGAGGAGCCGCGGCGTACTGGATCGCCCGGTCAAGCCGGGCGATGACAGTAGAGTGCTTGGTGAGAGCATCACCTCACCCTCCCTGCCGCGGCGTGATGATCTCGATCTCGTCACCGGCCTTCAGCGGCGTCTCGGCCCAGCGGCTTTTCGGCACGACGTCGTAGTTGAGCGCGATGGCGAAATGGGTGCCCTCGTAATCGAGCTCCGAGAGCAGCGCGTCGACGCTTCCCGAGTTCACCTCGCGCGCCTCACCGTTGACGATCACGCGCATTGCATCACCTCGTTGTCGATCTGGCCGCGCTCGACATAGTTGAGCGTCAGCTCGGCAAGCGCCGGCGCGAGCAGGAAGCCGTGACGATACAGGCCGTTGACGCTGATCCTGCGGCCGCGAATGCCGATGCGCGGCAGATTGTCGGGGTAGGCGGGGCGAAGCCCCGAGCCGAATTCGACGATGCGGGCCTCGCCGAATGCCGGGTGCACGGTATAGGCCGCGCCGAGCAGCTCCAGTGCGGAGCGGACGCTGACGCCGGTATCCTCGGCCTCGATCGAGGTCGCGCCCAGCATGAACAGATTGTTCTCGCGCGGGATCACGTAGAGTGGCCAGCGCGGATGCATCAGCCGCACCGGGCGCGCAAGCTGCACCTCGTCCGTCTCGATCAGGATCATCTCGCCCTTGACGCCGCGAAGCTCCGGCTGCTCGTCGCGGGCACCGAGGCCGCGGCAGTCGATCACGATGCCGTCTGGATCCTTTGCGAGATCGGTGGCGGTGACGTCGCTGCAGAATCTGATGGTGCCGCCGGCGGCGCGGATGCGCTCGTGCAGCTGCGGCAGCACGCGGCGCGGCTCGACATGGCCTTCGGCCGGGAAGAACAGCGCGTCGCGGAAGCGGCCCTCCAGCGACGGCTCGAGCTCGGCGAGCCCGGCGGCGTCGAGCCGGCGGTGGTCCTCGGTCATGCACGCAAAACGCTCGAAATCGTTGCGTTCCCGCGGATGGGCGACGACGAGCGAGCCGTTGAACGGCGTGTCGGGCAGCTCGCGCCGCCAGATGTCGAGCGAGCGCAGCCCCAGGCGGCTGATGATGGGTTCGGCGACCTCGGCCTCGCAATAGGGCGC encodes:
- a CDS encoding thiamine phosphate synthase, which produces MPYPDRFYPVVDSLKWVERLTKLGVGTIQLRAKELNDADALQIVTDALAITEGTQAKLVVNDYWRAAVVAGAKYLHLGQEDLADADLKAIREAGLSLGISTHDDAELATALEAKPDYVALGPIFFTTLKSMRFEPQGIPKITEWKKRIGTIPLVAIGGIKFEHAAEIFAAGADSIAVVSDVTQNADPDARVRQWLGLKEAA
- a CDS encoding thiazole synthase, translated to MVTFYGKTFASRLLIGSALYPSPAIMQSAIRASGSSIVTVSLRRESAGGKTGDAFWNLIRELDVTVLPNTAGCRTVREAVTTAKLARELFGTSWIKLEVIADNDTLQPDVVGLVEAATILIKDGFEVFPYCTEDLSVANRLVDAGCKVVMPWAAPIGSAKGITNRDALKLLRERLPDITLVVDAGIGAPSHAAEALELGFDAVLLNTAIAKAADPVAMANAFRLGCDAGRTAYEAGLMNARDFASPSTPVVGTPFWHAVS
- the thiS gene encoding sulfur carrier protein ThiS; translation: MRVIVNGEAREVNSGSVDALLSELDYEGTHFAIALNYDVVPKSRWAETPLKAGDEIEIITPRQGG
- a CDS encoding FAD-dependent oxidoreductase; protein product: MLQTTKRPDSPVSIIGAGIAGAWQALLFAQAGHAVTLHERGDEAMTDATSHWAGGMLAPYCEAEVAEPIISRLGLRSLDIWRRELPDTPFNGSLVVAHPRERNDFERFACMTEDHRRLDAAGLAELEPSLEGRFRDALFFPAEGHVEPRRVLPQLHERIRAAGGTIRFCSDVTATDLAKDPDGIVIDCRGLGARDEQPELRGVKGEMILIETDEVQLARPVRLMHPRWPLYVIPRENNLFMLGATSIEAEDTGVSVRSALELLGAAYTVHPAFGEARIVEFGSGLRPAYPDNLPRIGIRGRRISVNGLYRHGFLLAPALAELTLNYVERGQIDNEVMQCA